One Triticum dicoccoides isolate Atlit2015 ecotype Zavitan chromosome 3B, WEW_v2.0, whole genome shotgun sequence genomic window, tcctttgctacaaaaaggattgggtcaccttgttgcaccttatttactttcattgcttgttacccgttacgaattatcttatcacaaaactatttgttacctacaatttcaatgcttgcagagaataccttactgaaaaccgcttgtcattttcttctgctcctcgttgggttcgacactcttacttatcgaaaggactacgatagatcccctatacttgtgggtcatcacgaggTCGGCCTCATCCACTTCTCCCGTCCACATCTGGCCCCACACCACTCCCTTTGCTTCCTCGCCGGCGGCCGCAAACCCTAGCGCGCCCATGGACCTCTTTGACAGCAGcaatggcaagggcaagggcaagggcaccccCGGTGCCTCGTCCTCCCATgctccccttccccctcctcctccggtgGCGACGCGTTTCCACCCTGGTCGTCGGCGCCTGCACATCCCGGTGTACCAAGCGCGGTGGCACTGGGAGTATAGGTAGCCACTGCCGTACCCCGATGTCATGCTGCCGCACCATTGGCATCTGGATCCTCAGCGGATCCCGGTGCCGGCGATTCCGCGTTCCCAGTGGGTGCACAACGACGAGGTTCGCAGGCGCCGCGCGCAGCTCACGCCGGAGCAGCGTCGACTGCCAGAGTACGCCGCCGACTCCCCCAACTGGGAGGCGTGGTTCGCCCTCGAACACGAGGAGCAACGGCACTCGGGTGTCGCCGCCGTCCCGCCGCCATTCCCACTGCCGCCCCCGGAGGTAGAGCCGGAggacatggaggcggaggcggagtaccaagctgccctcgaggaggccctgcagCACGCGCTGGAGGCTAGCCGCCTCAAGGAGGACGCGCACTGGGATGGGTTGGAGCAAGCCCTTGTCCTGTCGGCGGCGGGGGACTCCGTCCACACCCCGCTCTTCGTGTTGCCACTGCCACCGTCGCCGCCCGTCCAGCCCAAGCCAGAGCCGGAGCCGACGCGTAAGCGCTccctgcctccacccacttggctGGAGGAGGCATACTCGTGGACGGGCCAGTACCATAAGTGGGTGAGCGCGCCTCCCGTCCACTTCGCCGtgacgccggaggaggaggcggcgcaaaGCAGCAAGCTGCAAGTCATGAGAACTACATACACAAATGAAAAACGCAACAAACAGCTAACTAACAAAGCCCAAAGCCCAAAGTAATAAGATCCAGCATCCAACGCAGGAGTTAAGCCCTCTAAACAAAAGCCACCTGGAGAGAGAGGCGCACAACAGGAGTGTCACCTAAGCAAAACAGGCATCGACAAGcagactagcctattacaaggagaTCAACGCCTGTGGAGACAAATCCACACCCACCAAAGCAGCATCAGGCTTGAATCCTCGCAACGTTGATCCTCCATCCTTATGATGCCCTGTAAACCTCACTTGCCACCTGTTCGAGAAGTCTTGACCCTAGCTCCAGCATTCTTCTTGCTTGGTCCTTTGTCTGTAAAATAGACCAAGAAGTCATCCAGTATGTCATAGACTGAACAAGATTCATAGGATCATTACATTTTTTTGCCATCAAATATAACAGCATTGCGACATTTCCAATCAGTCCACATCAAAGCACCCATGCGAATCATAGcaagtttctgatcatttttagcaAAAGTTTTAATCCACCTGCCAAAACAGTTTTTCACACCTGAACTAGGCACAGATCAAGATTAAAGGCGCATTTAATTAAACTCCACAGAAGAGAGGCAGCAGAACATGAAAAAAAAATGGTCTACAGATTCATCTTACCACACAATACACATTCTTTGGGCCCTTTCCACCCCCTCTTGAGCAGAGAATCTTTTGTTAAGTAAACAGAAGATGTGGTCCCGAATATATTAAGCTACCATTACTTGTGACTGTTTGCTTCTTTTATCACTTCATGGTTGATACAGGAAGAAGTTTCCTGCCAAGATGCAGTTTCTACTCTCAGCTTGGCCGCTCGCTCGAGTCAAGTGGCCAACGAACAATGTCGCAGATCCACGAGTGTTACAAGTTTCAAAAGGGCTGATGTTAACTAGTCTGCAGTTGCTAAAAGCTCCTCAAGGCCAGTTCTTCTACACACCAACCGAATCCCGTGGTAGAGAAGCAGGATCGGCCCCAATGAAGTTTGAGCGCAGTTATTCTGAATTATATAACTTGTTGTTATTCTGAAATATATAAATTGTCTTAACTGGGATAATTTGTGATCATTCAAAAAAAAGGGCAAACTTGTTGTTATTCTGAATTATATAAATTGTCTTAACTGGGATAATTTGTGATCATTCAAAAAAATACAGCACATAAAACTCTCTGTACTAAAGGTCACAAATAACAAGTGCCATGGTGAGAACACAGTATGTGATTGTAGGACTAGACATATTTTTTTACTCACCCAGAATTGGACTATGGCTGTACATCTCTCTGCTGCTTGTACGTGGCCTTGGCCTTCCTAACCTCCTCCTCCACAAGAGCCTTGGCCTTCCTCTCCTTGTCCAGCTCCTCCTCCACAAGAGCCTTGGCATTGCTCTCCTTGTCAAGCTTCTCCGTCAGCTCTTGGAGCTGTAATGTCAGGCTCTGGTTCTCCTCCATGGTGTATCGGGCATTAGCAACGAACGGCGGCCACTCTTCTGCCGCTTCAACGAGCTTCTTGATCTGAAACCAGAAACAAATTAAGCATAAAGTGGACACAAAGTAAGCATATAGAGTGGAAGAGTCGACATACGGTGTGCAGAGTTTGCTGAAGCACGTCCAATCCAGGGGCAAAACCCTCATTGAGCTGTTCCATTCGATCCACAGAAACATTGGTTAGCAGCGCCATGGATCGGATCGGGAGGCGACAGCGGCGGCGGGCTGAGGTTGGAAAAAGTGCGCTCTTCTAGAACCGACGAGAGCCAAAACATAAAGGAAGCACGTGTTTAGGCGACCTGGGTCTTGTTGGGCCGCCATCAGCTAACCAGCGCCCTGGGCCCTGGGAGGGAGGCACCGTTTCGCAACTAGGCCGGGATCATCTCGTCCCCTCAAAAtttactcaaaaaaaaaaaaaactcccgGCTTGTGCTGGCTAAAGATGACCACGGAGCCTTCCACCTCCGCGGcgacctccaccgccgccgccttagCAGGCGACGCTAGTTGCACGGAGCCATGGAGCGCCAGGGTGCGCACCTTGGCACGCCTCGGCCGGCACCGGGAGGTCCTGGCCCTGCTCCGCGACGGcgacccctcgccgccgccgcacgcccttGCGCTACCAGCCGCGGTCATCTCTTGCACGGCGCTATCCCTGGTCTCCGGCGTCGCCCAGATACAGGCACTCGGTTGCAAGCGCGGCCTGCTCCCTTCCTCCGACGCCTACCTCCTCTCCTCGCTGCTCTCCTCCTACTCCCGCCTCGGCCTCCTCCCGCGCGCCCACCAACTCCTCGACGAAATGCCCCTCGCGTCCACGCCTCCCACCACGCTCCGCACCGCCTTCAACTCCCTCATCTCCGGATGCGCGCTGCACGCGCTCCCGGCCGCCTGCTTCGCCCTCTTCCGCCGCATGCGGGCGGCGGGCGCCCCCTTCGACGCCGTCACGCTCATGACGCTGCTCCCTGCCGCTCCTCAGAGCGTCGTGCCACAGCTCCATGCCCTCGCTGGGAAAGCAGGGCTGGCCGCCGAGACAAACGTGGCCAACTGCCTCATATCAGTGTACGCGCGCCGGGCCGCTGGCCTTGCCCGGCAGGTGTTTGACGAGATGCCATTGACCTCCCGTGACATCGTCTCGTGGAACGCCGTGCTCTCAGCCCACGCGCAGAATGGCCTCGCAGTGGACGCCCTTGATCTCTACAGCCGCATGTGTGGCCACGATGGCGGCAGCGTGGAGCCAGACGCCGTGACGCTCGTGAGCGTGCTCTCCTCATGTGCCCACCTTGGAGCGCGCGGTGTAGGCCTGGGTGTCGAACGCTACATGCAAGAGAGACTCCCAGGCTTCCGTGCCAACATGCAGCTCTGCAACTCTCTCATCAACTTCCATGCACGCTGCGGCAGCTTGACCCAGGCACAGCGGCTGTTCAACGAAATGCCCAGGAAGAGCATTGTGTCTTGGACGGCACTGATCACTGGGTACGGCATGCACGGGCATGGCGATGTTGCTGTAAATCTCTTCCAGGCGATGGTGTCAGAAGGCATCCGGCCAGATAATGTCGCGATGGTCGGCCTCTTGTCGGCGTGCAGCCATGCTGGAATGTATGATGAGGGGCGCAAGTACTTCTCAGCAATGGAGAGTACATACCAATTGCGGCCTACACTGGAGCACTATACCTGCATGGTGGACCTCCTTGGACGGGCCGGCCGTCTCAAGGAGGCGCGAGAACTCATCTCCTCAATGCCCATGCCAGCCGACGGTGCAGTGTGGGGTGCCCTTCTTGGGGCGTGCAAGATACATAAGAATGTGGAGATAGGGGAGGAGGCTTTCGAGCATGTCATCAAGCTCGAACCGAGCAATGTCGGCTACTACGTGCTCATGGCAAACATATACACAGACACAGGACAACTGGAGGGTGTGGTGAGGGTACGGGCGATGATGAGGGAGCGCGGGCTCAAGAAGGAGCCTGGGTGCAGCTatgtcgaacacaaggggagggttcATCTCTTCATGGCTGACGACCACTCACATCGGCAGGCAAAGAGGATTTACGAGCTCGTGATTAAGCTTGAACAAATGGTGACGGAGAAAACAGATGGCactgtggaaaatgggcaaggcagAGTGGACGAGGGGTACTCTGGGAAGATGGCTGCGCCGTTGATCGGCTTTCACAGTGAGAAGCTCGCTGTGGCCTTCTGTATGCTGAACACTGATGACAGTGAGATTGTGGTGATCAAGAACCTAAGGATATGCGGGGACTGCCACTCTTTCCTGAAGGCGGTCTCTGCAATTGCCAACCGAGCATTTCTCGTCAGGGACGCGAGCCGCTTCCATCGCTTCGAAGGTGGAGCATGCTCCTGCAAAGACTACTGGTGAACAATTTGGTGCTGACTGTTAGGAGAAGGAAGATTTCACTCCGGATCTTCAGTGCTCACTGCTCTGGAACAGGCTTGGTGACTATGCTACTACTGTCCTTCCACTCCAGCTATGAGAAAAGTGGAGGGCTGGATCAACCGCGGGCAAAATGGACTCGCTGCTAGGTTGACCAGTACTTCCAGATCGAACAGGCTCCCATTTGTTTTGCATAATCCGAGGTGCGGACCGATTCGTGGATGGTTATCCTGGTGCTGGACAGCCAGTAGAACAAACTGCAAATTTTCTCGAGGCTTGCATTCTACTCCTGATCAATTGGCATTGCCCCTCATGCAATTGCTTGTGGAAATGCAATGCTCCACCCACGCCCTTGGACCTTCTACGGAGGAATTACCCGGCCCTGTTTGTGACAATGGTGTGACAATGCCAGATTCTTAACCAGATGTGGTTCAGAGTACACCAACGATGGTCAGCATGTTCTGCATCGTTGGCATGGTTCAGGTCGGTTGTTTAGTCAAATACTCCcaccgtctcaaaattcttgtcttacatttgtctaaatacggatgtatcaagtcacgttttggtattagatacattcgtatctacacaaatctaagacaagaattttgggacggagggagtataaagaaTGACCGCCATCTTTTGCATCAGGAAAGGGCTGATGGAAGGGCAAAGGAAAGTTTTGACCGTGATGCTGAGCCGTATGTTCATGGGTGCACGTAAATTTTAGAGTTTATTAGATTCCACTGGTGTTAGTCGATTTTGAAGGCGATTTTGTATTCTTGTCATTGGAATCGTTGCATTCCTGCTGCTATTAACTATTTTTGCCATTCTAGTGCACTTATTCGTTGCCAGGATAGCAAGATCAGGCACACCAGGAATGCAGCGGCGTCAGGTTGCGATATATACTGTCCGTTGTTGGTTGAGCTCAGTGTGATCTATGCTTTGTTGCAACAGCACCCCCCGGCTTCATACTGGGTGCTGCGCTTACTGACAGCTACTGTAAACAATTTCCTAACCCACAAATTGTTGCCGAGTATACTTCTTAATACGTTGAACAATTTTGTGCCGTGTTGTAAGCTGAGATCTGTGGTTGCTTGCAATAGGCTGATGATGGTTTCGGGCGGTTTTCCAACATGGAAGCTAGAGCTGCATGTTAATCCCCAGTTCATCATAGAAACCAACAGAGTGGTAGCTCCTAACGGTACATATCATCGTAAAAATTGCACAATCCTGGTCACAGGCTATCGACAATGCATACAACATGCAACACCAAAATTTTAGAACGATTCTTAGATGAATCCAGACAATCATTTAGAAGACCTGTAGAAACCTTGTCTGGTTCGTCCAAACAAATCTAAGCCCAGGAAAACAAAGGCAAAATCATATATTGATGGCACAGTTCAAGCACTGTACCTGTGATGTACATAAATTTCCTGAGCTACCACCATATTACACAATTGTGATATTATACAACGGGCAGAGTTCAAGCAATGTTCATGTCGTATAAATGATTGGGCTAGTTTACAAAGAGGATCTCCTAGACACATCAAagacaaaagaaaaggaaaaaaagttgcATCCTTGTACAACAACTGTATCATGGCACTCTACATGCCAGTTGAGGAGGTCCTTCCTATTCTTTGAGCACCAAGTTTTGGTTGTGCTGGCTTTGCTCCTCGGCCCCTACCGGATGATGCCAGAGGCCTAGCTTTGGTTGCCGGCGGGGGTGCTGCAATGGCACCCCATAGGTCGTCATTATTCGCTGCTGCTGGTTTCAAAGCCTTCCCAGATGATTTCGGCTGAGGTGCAGCTATTGAACcccagagatcatcatcatcattgtgcGATACCGAGGGTTTGATGCCTGCAGACTTCGGTGCGATTTTGGGTGCTGGAACAGCCGTAGGGCCCCATAGAGCATCCTCCTCTGCTTTTGGTGCCGCTGGCTGATTTGGTCTTGATGAACTTGGAACTATGGTTGAAATTTTTGAATTGAGAAAATAAATTAGCCAATAAGTGTTTTAACAGAGATGCATATGTCCTTCCTTGAGATACAAATGCACCACGACAGAAAGGTAAAACTTACTTGGTTGCTTCGGTTGCACCACCGGACGTTTCTGGGCAGCTTGTATGTTAGAAAGAAGAGATGGCGGTGACTTTTCTTCAAATGGATCTACATCATCCCATCCTTCGTTATCACTACCATTCTCTTCCTGGTTGCCGTTCTCGAGCTCACCCCATCCATCCATAGATGAGCTTGCTGATGCTGGTGCAGTTTGATCAAAAGAGTTGGAAGTGGCTGCTGGGGCATATGCTGCTGGGGCAGAGTGAGTATCTGTGACAATATAATACCCAACATAAGGACTCACATGCAATGTAACACATCTATAACTTCTGTTAATCCTCGTTCCACAAAATTACACCTTGACACCTTTATAAGCCCTCCAGGTTTATGGAAGAGATGAAAACTGAGATCAAAACTCCCAAGGATTTAAGAAATTTAGAAAATGAATAATACCTGATGTGGTACTTGGGGGTGCTGAAACTTGAGAGTTACTGGCATTTGCAGTAGATACTGGACCATGGTCGGAAGGTTTTCCCTTCTGAGTAATAGAACTCATGGCCCACCTGTATATGTACGCTTTCTAGTAAGTAATAAATCAACTGCATACAAAACCAGAAAATTCTAAAGATAAACTGAAAAGGCATAAAGATAGCTCCAGTACAACTGTAGATGCATACATCATTCAGGCTTCATTTGGCTAAGTAAAAAAGGGAAGTAGCCAAGTTTTTGCTCTTGTATACACTAACTAGTTAGTTTCAAGCAAAAAAAATATCAGTGTCATAGTTTTCAAAGGTTAATGGACGTTATTAGATCCCAGAGCACAATGCAGCGCAAAATTGACACGGCTGCCTTAAGAAATGGGTGTTTCCTAGCAAGCATGCTAGCATCAGACATATTCAGCAGCATCTGCTACATGAGttgatatgtactccctctgttcactattAGTTGACGCATCCTCTATACAATGTATAAAATAGACATTGTATAGAGGCTGTGTCATTTAGTTCGGATCAGAGGGAGTAACTTTTTTTCTGAATTGGATGAATATAGACGCATTTTAGTGTGTTTATTCACTCATTTCAGTATGTATCTAGTCCAtactgaaatatccaaaacatcttataatagtgaacaGAGAGAGTACTAAATAACTACATTCACCAAGGGCCTTTACAGCATGGTTCCCACAATCAATTTTTTTTGCATGTTTCCTTTGTTTATGAAAGTTCAGTTTGATATtaatatgtccaaaatttaagttttcaaatagaTAAGAAATCTTGTAGTCTAAGATTGTTTTAAGTTCTAAACACATACTAGACACAATTCTAAGCATTCAAGTAGAGATACTGTTTTAAAATGAGGTTAGTTAGGAAAACTCTAGTTTGCAGTACATGTAGGACGTTGAAAGACATAAGCAAGCTTGCATATGATGATTGGGACATATGACAACTTACCCAAGTAAACTAGCATTTCCAGGCTTTA contains:
- the LOC119281649 gene encoding uncharacterized protein LOC119281649; its protein translation is MALLTNVSVDRMEQLNEGFAPGLDVLQQTLHTIKKLVEAAEEWPPFVANARYTMEENQSLTLQLQELTEKLDKESNAKALVEEELDKERKAKALVEEEVRKAKATYKQQRDVQP
- the LOC119277407 gene encoding putative pentatricopeptide repeat-containing protein At3g11460, mitochondrial is translated as MTTEPSTSAATSTAAALAGDASCTEPWSARVRTLARLGRHREVLALLRDGDPSPPPHALALPAAVISCTALSLVSGVAQIQALGCKRGLLPSSDAYLLSSLLSSYSRLGLLPRAHQLLDEMPLASTPPTTLRTAFNSLISGCALHALPAACFALFRRMRAAGAPFDAVTLMTLLPAAPQSVVPQLHALAGKAGLAAETNVANCLISVYARRAAGLARQVFDEMPLTSRDIVSWNAVLSAHAQNGLAVDALDLYSRMCGHDGGSVEPDAVTLVSVLSSCAHLGARGVGLGVERYMQERLPGFRANMQLCNSLINFHARCGSLTQAQRLFNEMPRKSIVSWTALITGYGMHGHGDVAVNLFQAMVSEGIRPDNVAMVGLLSACSHAGMYDEGRKYFSAMESTYQLRPTLEHYTCMVDLLGRAGRLKEARELISSMPMPADGAVWGALLGACKIHKNVEIGEEAFEHVIKLEPSNVGYYVLMANIYTDTGQLEGVVRVRAMMRERGLKKEPGCSYVEHKGRVHLFMADDHSHRQAKRIYELVIKLEQMVTEKTDGTVENGQGRVDEGYSGKMAAPLIGFHSEKLAVAFCMLNTDDSEIVVIKNLRICGDCHSFLKAVSAIANRAFLVRDASRFHRFEGGACSCKDYW